A DNA window from Vigna angularis cultivar LongXiaoDou No.4 chromosome 1, ASM1680809v1, whole genome shotgun sequence contains the following coding sequences:
- the LOC108337613 gene encoding uncharacterized protein LOC108337613, translating to MASSKLRKTCSFTNLLLSFLNFSLFILSASSFAPTILLKMPPTSFGLALLMVSGISLLSSFVGFYSQLTHFCFLTHISLLLASLIGQVLSILALFTKEKASMSLLKSPRDPKEAKLLVRLECGALVAMCMLQCVVLMLSCAVHSCWVKDYEELNAEREASARKRSRRIAEVQEESMANATKMAEMKAKELDEKMKNNYGKWVKTDFEP from the coding sequence ATGGCTTCCTCCAAGCTCAGAAAGACATGTTCCTTCACAAACCTTCTCCTTAGCTTTTTGaatttctctctctttatcCTCTCAGCATCCTCATTTGCACCCACAATTCTCCTCAAGATGCCCCCAACCTCTTTTGGCCTGGCTCTCCTTATGGTCTCTGGCATATCACTTCTCTCATCTTTTGTGGGCTTCTACTCCCAGCTCACACACTTCTGTTTCCTCACCCACATTTCACTTCTATTAGCCTCCTTGATAGGACAAGTGTTGAGTATATTGGCCTTGTTCACAAAAGAGAAAGCAAGCATGTCTCTGCTTAAGTCACCAAGGGACCCCAAAGAAGCCAAACTTTTGGTGAGGCTAGAATGTGGGGCTTTGGTGGCAATGTGCATGTTGCAGTGTGTGGTGTTGATGCTGAGTTGTGCAGTGCATAGTTGTTGGGTGAAGGATTATGAGGAACTGAATGCAGAGAGAGAGGCCTCAGCAAGGAAGAGGAGTAGAAGGATTGCTGAAGTGCAAGAGGAGTCCATGGCTAATGCAACCAAGATGGCAGAAATGAAAGCTAAAGAATTggatgagaaaatgaaaaacaattatggGAAATGGGTGAAGACTGATTTTGAACCCTGA